A part of Aegilops tauschii subsp. strangulata cultivar AL8/78 chromosome 2, Aet v6.0, whole genome shotgun sequence genomic DNA contains:
- the LOC109765772 gene encoding FCS-Like Zinc finger 8: MAASVACAFFFDAEPVGEPGMPALDACALCAKPLARDSDVFMYRGDTPYCSKECRHEQMHLDAVSARQAARRLQRFSSGAESGRARQGVSVSS; the protein is encoded by the coding sequence ATGGCGGCATCAGTAGCCTGCGCCTTCTTCTTCGACGCCGAGCCGGTGGGCGAGCCGGGCATGCCGGCGCTGGACGCGTGCGCGCTCTGCGCCAAGCCGCTGGCACGCGACAGCGACGTCTTCATGTACAGGGGGGACACGCCCTACTGCAGCAAGGAGTGCCGGCACGAGCAGATGCACCTCGACGCCGTCTCCGCCAGGCAGGCCGCCCGGAGGCTGCAGCGGTTCTCGTCGGGAGCAGAGTCCGGGCGTGCACGCCAGGGGGTGTCCGTCTCGAGCTAA